The genomic region ATTCTTATCTTTAATAATATATTTAACAACATGATTAAAGATTAGCACAAATTTTATATAATCTATATTAAAATATTAGATTTATCATATAATTCGTTGCGGTTGTGTTTCTTCCCCGCAATTTCCTCAAACGAAACTTGAGCATAGGTACCGTAATTTTTTTCATAACATAAAACAAAGAAAAGGAGTGGGGCGGTCCCTTTTTGCAAACCAACACAAACGCCGAATCGAGTCAATCGGCATTCGGCCGTCCCCAGTCCACCGGAAATAATTGCCTTGATCAGCAACGATGGCGGGAGATCCGGCCGCCGGGGTCGGCGGCAACGCCCACCCCGCGTCGGGGAGCAAGAGCTCCCGCTCGTCGACGCGGCACCGTCAGTTCCGCGACCGAGCCAAGGTCCGAGTCGACGACCTACAAGAGATGTTCTGCGGCCTCCAATCCGCTCGCAAGGAGAGCCGCTCCGCCGACGCCGCTGTCCTCGAGGAGCAGGTCCACCAGATGCTCCGCGAGTGGCGTGCCGAGCTCAGCGTCCCATCCCCGGCTTCCTCTCTCCAGGCAAGTCCCCCGAACCCTAGCCCTCCGCCCGTCCCACCGTTCCCCTTTCGTCTTTCGTGCGCAGTAGATTGGTGCTGACGGGTATTCATGGTGCGGCGCAGAACTCGCAGGGGAACAACCGGGAGGCTTCGGATCCACCGTCGGATACGCTGCGACTGCTGCAGCTGGCGGTGCCCGAGGAGGAGGACGATGCCAGCAGTAAGCTCCTGGTGCCCCCTTCTCGTCAGACCCACGAGCACGGGCAGGACAGCAGGATGGCCAATACTGATCAGCAGTGTGAAGCTATAGATGGGGGCACTGCTCCTGCGCAGCACTCTCTAGGTCAGGGAGTGGATGGAGATTGTGGAGAAGTGTCTTCTGTTGCTAATGCAATGTTCAATCATCGGGTAGTCTTTTTATTTTCAATTATCGTTCTGGAAACTGTTCTTTTTTCAGATTGATAATGCGGAGGAGCTTGTCTCGATGAATTACTAACATTGTGATGCTAGTCATTCTAAGGAAACCCAAGCATGTGGATTTTGTTGGATAGTGTTTAACTTTTGAGTGATTGGTCACTTAGGCATTCTCTCACTGAGGCTTTTCGTTCTAGAGGATATCTATGTGTAGGATGGTCTTTTTTTAAttactatgttgatgatattgtcACAATAACAAAATATGTCAACTGGATACAGTATCTTTGTTTGCATTAGAACTCACTAGTTTTCTTCCATCTTGTTATGTTGTTCAGTTGCAAATTATATACCATAGTATCAGTATGGATCAGCACTATAAACTAACTTCATTCATGAGTGATGACTTGTTTCAACTCGCAGTGCCTGATACTTTAGTGCTATACATGAGTATCATAGACAATATGTTGATGCATGTGGAATAATGTGGTAGTACTATTTAAGCTTCTGAAGAGTACAAGTCATAACAGTATATCTTTGTGTAGTTAGGCTAGTTGTAAATAAAAAATAATGGTAGACTCTTGAAAAATCACAATTTTAGGCCTCATATCATGTCTCAAAGTTTTGAGTTTCTGATTCAATTTAATTGTTATGGGCTCTAAACTGTACCTTGTGACAAAGGAGCATATGTACATGTTATGTTACTTGTAGGTTTGATACATGATTACGAACCTAGACACAAAACAGAGGACAATAATTGGCAGTGGTTGGCTTAACCAATAACATGCTGTTTCATACCATTCCATTATTCTGTTGCATGTAGTGTATCATGTTTCTTTTACCATCTCTATTGATAGCTTTAATGAGCCTATCTTACTTTGCTTGCAGATGTACTATACAGACTATGAACTTAATATTGATGATTTTCTGTGTGGTGATGGTTACAAAATAAATATTTCTGGTTCTAATGAAGATCAGTTCAATAATCTGCATGGGATTGGCCAGTTGGGACATCAACAGTTTGATTTGCCATTAGATTTGCCACCTACTCATTCATATGCTGATGCAAATAACTCTGAGCAAAATACTGGAGATGTTTTTGTTCACATGTCAGACTTGCTTACAACAATATGGCCGTCACCCTCTCAGTATTTGGGGCCAAAATGTGCACTTTGGGACTGTGGTAGGCCAGCTGGAGGGACAGAAGACTCTGGAGATTACTGCAACCCTTACCATGCTGGTTTGGCTTTGAATGATGATGGTCTTCTTGGGATAAGACCTGTGATGCGTCCAAGAGGTATTGATTTGAAAGATGGGCCACTGTTTGCTGCTCTCATTGCAAAAGTTCAAGGAAAGAACGTTGGTATTCCTGTGTGTGGAGGCGCTGCTACGTCTAAATCCCCATGGAATGCACCTGGTAAGTATTGTTATATTAGTGCTAGCATGGATGGTTAATGTTGATAGCATCAAATTATTTTGCTAACTTCTATGTTGTGCTGTTGTTGCAGAACTTTTCGATCTTTCTCTTCTGGAGGGTGAATCTCTTAGAGAATGGTTGTTCTTTGATACTCCAAGAAGAGCATTTGAGAGTGGCAACCGGAAGCAGAGGTCATTGCCGGATTACGGTGGTCGTGGGTGGCATGAATCAAGGAAGCTGGTAATGAAAGATTTCGCAGGTCTGAAGAGGTCCTATTACATGGACCCACAACCATCAAGCAGCCATGAGTGGCATCTTTTCGAGTATGAGATCAATGCTTCTGATGCCCTCGCCTTGTACCGTCTTGAGTACAAGTCCTCTGACCCCAAAAAGGGTGCTGCTAAGTCAAAACTGGCTAGTCCACTGAATGAAATCCGGCAGCGAATGGGCAGGCTGACTGCAGACAGCCCTGTGGAAAACAAGCGGACTGCTAGGAGCAAGCCAAAGGCTAACCAGAACCAGAAGGATACCAATGCAAATACCCGTCCACATGTTAACACTCCCAATCAAGTTAATGCTCCAAATGCTTATCAGACAACGCAGCAGGTGAACCAAATGGCATTTCTGAATGGAAACGTTGTTTATGGACCTCACCTTCCACATTCTGAAAGCGTCGTCTATGGACCTCATCTTCCACATTCTGAAAACGTTGTCTACGGACCTCATCTTCCACATTCTGAAAACGTCGTCTATGGACCTCACCTTCCACAGGGATACTCAGCCGAAGGAAGCAGCTTCTTTTGGAACCCAAGTGACGGGACTTGAAGACGCAGGCAGCATCATGTAGCTGCTCATGCATTGCATGGCACTTATCAAGCAAAAACCTCTAACATCATCGACCAAGTTGGGGCTGAGTAGCTTGGCCCTTCACATTTCTAAATTCTAAATGGTTGGTTTCTGCACGGGGGCCTGGCAGGTCGGtgtatttgaattttgaaatgcaGAGGTATACTTGCATAAACTCTGTATAATATAGCCGGTGTCCAAGTTGCCAATCTGAATGTAAATTAGTCTGCTGTACCAGTAACCAGTTGCTGCTTGGGTATGTTAGATTTGAGTCCTAAGTTCTTTGAGCCGTTTTTACTCTCGACCATTTCATTTTATGTGCCTATTTATACGTGAGAAACCTGTGAAGTTGGATTGGATCTATTAAAATCTATGCCACACCATTGCCAAAGTCCCGAGCCAAAGCAGCACCCAGAGCAGGAAATTGGAACTCGAAGCGAATAAACTCCCGCTTTGACTCGCAGATGTCTATTCCATTTTCTGAAGAATAGTTCCACTCCTGACTACCTCACCTTTCAAGTTGATGTTTGATTCACGAAATataacgtaaatggtaatggtTTACGCTCGAGTATCAAGTTGATGTTTGATTCACGAAATataacgtaaatggtaatggtTTACGCTCGAGTAGCAGAGGTAACAAGTTTGTATCATtttttagtgtggtatctgattactgttatatttaaataaatatgaTTTAATGTTATCAGTTACTCGTTATATTATAAATATGTGAATCTTACTCATTATattacaaatatgtgaatcaaAAGGCACCTAAATTCATTATCAAGTTTACAAAACAGTACATCAAGCATGATAATCATATATAAGGGTTAGGGATACAATACGCCATTAATGGGATAATTCCTTCTAGGTATACAATAATCGCAAATAGTAGAAATACACTTCATCAATTTTGATATTGATGTCGGACTGTTGAACAGTCTGGTGTTGAGCACACCAAACTTCTGCTGCTGCTAATAAACAAAGTAACTTGGTGGACCAACGTTAAACAGTTTGTTATATTTCAATCTAGTGTGCAGAGGCTTTGTTTTAACAGTAAGGGCGTATCAGTAGTCTTCCCGCACTGTGCGAGGTCTAGAAAAAGATATCTATAAGCGCCAAGTCTTACCTTCCGGTTACAGACGGTAGACTCTAACATTGCACCAGGCCCACCCTTCAGCATGACGTCTATGGACCTTTAACAATGTTTTCACGCTTTTCTTTCAACATTTTTTTATTGGTGTTCAGTTAACAATTGCTGCTTCTTTTTTCTATCTGACTCTAAACTTGACAACAAAATTTACTTTGGATTCGAGGAATGACTTACTTAATTTGCTGAAGAAACTTGAGAGCTCTGCTATGTTACTGTAGCTTAGTTCTGTCTATAGATGATTAAAGAAATGAGCTTACGATGCCTTTTGTTTACTCAAAATGTGTATTATAAGATCTCTCTTTTTTATTTTGATGTTTGACTTGTTTCTGTAATGAAAATATAGCATGACAAAAATGATGTCCGCATTTAGTAtattttagtcccttcattttattacATTTTATTCTCTAAATTAACCGTATTTATTAATTTAGGAATTAAAATGGAACaaaatagagggactaaaaattagtctttaAAACCAAACACCCATTTAATAACATATTCTGTTGCTAACATGTTTTCATCATTGTTGTGTCATAAATATTTCTACCAGCTGACTAGTAGTTTTGTAAAGTTGCAGTTGCATATTGGTAAGACAACGTCACAACGGACATCTCCAAGCTGTCGACCCATTGTGCAGGCTATGCTTTTTCTAGATGAAAAATTGGATAGAGgtaaaaaaataaaaacaagataaATCAGTTTTCGTGGTAAAAATATACACAGGTGGAAAAAAATAAATCAAAGATAAATCAGTTCACACAGTAAAAAATGGATAAATAAAAACAAATTCGACTCCGCTGGGGATCGAACCCAGAATCTCTGGTTCCGTAGACCAGCGCCTTATCCATTGGGCCACGGAGTCTGTGTTGTTTAAAAAATTACTGGTTTTGTATACATAACATATACGTTAACACATATATGATTTGATATTATCAAATAATATTTATTTTATATAATTTGTATACTTTGTTGAACTTATTACTCCCTCTTATAGTATGTAAGGCGTAATCATATCTTGTTTTAAAGATAAAAAATATTTTTTTGATGAACAACAGTACTATTATGTTATGTCGATATATTTATGTTTAAAGAGAGCATGTTTTATATTGTGAAACCTAAATTTAAAAAATACTTATAGGAGAAGTAGAGAGAGTAAAGCGTAGTAGGTCCTGTTGCTACTATTTCGTTGCGTGGGACATCAATTCAAAGTGAAATCAACGCCTTAGACAGCTGTTCGTTTTGGATTAAAGACAATTATTCGTACCGCTGTAGCTGCGATTCATAAAGACAACATTATAGAAGTAGTAGAAGTCGGTACGAATTAAAGCTAAATGAACAGACACAACGCTGCACCGAGCTTCGACAAAGCTCCGTCCAGAAGGGCCCAATAATGTGGTGTGCCATTCTTCAGTAGTACCGCTCCTCATCACCACTTGCGTACCAGACATTTGGGATGAAGACCTTTAGATATTGTTTGGTTCGAGAGTATAGTAGTTTCTAATTTAATAATGTTTAGATTGGTTCTATGTAGAAGAAAAAAGAGTGGCTCTAAACTGAAAAAGTTATGCGCACATACTGAAATCATCAAAGTCTAAAAAAAACTCACGTCAACTAGCTCCGGAACCGAACACTACCTAAAGACAGGAAAACACCTAAACCGAACTAGGCGCTGCAGCGATACTACTTTTGCTACGGATTTAAGACTGGAGGTCGTAGCCTAAATACAGTTCCACATTATATGCTAATAATGCAATCCTGTTGGTGAGCTAGCGTCGTCAGTACTGCCGGCCGCATGTAGATGTAGTTCGGTTTCAGATGGCATGAGAATTCATGACGAACCAACGACAACGAACCAATGGCCCCTTGCTCTAGCCACAAGCAATGCCGTGCCGGAAACGGCAGGTCAAGACGGATATGACCGAACAGGCGCCGCAGATCCAAGAGGCCGCCCTCTTCTTCTACGCGGGGACCGGCTGTTTCGCTGTGCAAGCAAAAGCAACGGGATATATGATATCTGTGTGCGCTGACATCAGGTGCAAAGCAAACCCCCATGGATTAATTCCATACGGTTCTAGTTATTGAGCCTGATGCTGATTGGCAGTGAAGCTTTGCTTTTTCGATCATCTCGCTAATGATGGCATCGGTATCATCGTGGCTTATACTATTGTGTTGGTTACCGCGTGATTTTCCTCAGGTGGTTGATCTGCGCCGCGTTGCTTTTTGCTCGCTTTCCTGTTAAACAATTCGTCCCCCACGGCCCACGCCCACCaccaccacacacacacacactcccATAAACACATTCTCCAACCAAATTGATTCTTATCTGACGCGTGATGGGTGCATGCAACATTGCGCtgatttttttttttaaaaaaataaagaaATCGGATCAGCAGTTCATCGCGATTCACGAGAAGTCATGGACGCAAGCGAAATCGAGAGCGAGAGTGGGATGGAACGCACGCATCGAAGGAGTTTTGTTGCCGAGAACGAACTCTGCTTGAGACATGCATCCCCAATCATGCATCTGTACAACCAAGAAGCAACGCaacggcacggcacggcacggtGATGAAGCCATCATCCTCGACACCGGCGTCGCAACCACCGCCTCAAGAATCAAGACCAACAGCTACAGCTCAACTAACAAAAAAAAAAGATAAGCAAATTAAAGATCTACTATCTAATATAGCTAAAAGCTAGCTCTCTCCGGCGGACTGGTCGACCGGGCGCCGGCTCGATAGCGGCGCGACCCGCGACGGCGCGGGACAACCGGCGGCGGCTACGTCGCAGGGGTGGCAGCGGCCGTCGTCGAAGTTCTTGGCGTAGCTGTCTGCGTCGTACTTGAAGGTGGCCGCGGCGGGCGGCGCCCTGCTGCAGACGGTGCTGCAGATGCTCTTGCTCTCCCGCACCAGCCGCCGGAGCAGCCGCCTCCACGCGCGCCGCGCGCCGCGGCCGCCGGCGTCGTCCCCGCTTCCGCGGGCGAGCAGCTGGTAGCGGGCGGGGCTCCGGCGCACGCCCGCCGGCAGCGGCCACGCCGGGGAGGCCGCCATGCAGCCTGAGAAGTAGGACGACGACTGGGTCGTCGGCGTCGACGGCTCGCTGTCCTCGATGTCGAGCGGCATGGCTTGACAGGAGGGCACACAGGCACAGCGAGACAGGCGGCGGCTAAATATCCTACGCTGTGTCGTGTGTATTGGTGGCGGTCTCTTGATCTGATGGCTTCTCTCCCTCTTcgtttttttctttttataagtATAGGGAGGGGACGGTTACATGTAGATACCGAGCTAGATATCAGATAGATTATGACGGTAAAAGTCGGAAACCTATTTACGATAGATTATAGATGTGTTTCTGTTATCCGCTAGAATCTATCTGTATATATTCTTGATCGGATCTAATGTTACTCCCTCTGATCGATCACAAGTATAAACCCAATCTAGTTTGGTCGTTAGCGTATCCTCAGCGTTGCCTCGCTATCTCTCTGTATTTTTTTTTCCTGAACAGGAAGCAACCCCGGCCGTTTCTATTGAACCAAAACCAACGAAAATAAAGAGTTCGTAACCAACAAAAAAATAATATAAGCTACCAGCGTTTCGTCCTAGAGACAGCTAAAGACTACAGTTCCGACTCTTCATGTGGCTGCAACCCAAAACAAAGAGACTCTCCAACTACAAATGGTAATGTGTTTAGGACTTCTCTGCTCTACTATTtttagacttgtcctaccaacttCACCGTAAAGTAGCTCTCCCATGAAATTTGTAGAGTTTTTAAACTGTTTAGCTTACATAATAACTCAACTTTAAAAATATCAGATACTTGTACCCTTCAAATTTGACCTCCACTCATATCAAATGTTCGCTGCATAGGAAGGATCACACAGTCACCGTGCTGCGAGAAGAAGGCGCACACAAACAAGACGCGTGGACCCAGCACGAAGAGGAGCGCCTGCACCAACCGTGGGAGAGGCCAAGAGGAGTAGGAGATTGCGGCGGCCAGGAGAGCGTCGGGGAAGAAGGCCTATGCAGGCAACGATATAGGCGACAGAAAAAAAGAATACAGAAAACGGTTTCGTTATTTCTCCATAACAAATAACATTGGTGGATAATTAACCCTGAATTCCACGTTTACATCTAAAAATATATTTTGTGGAGTAGCTATTTGGCTGCTCCACCAAAGCGGTGGAGTTGACCCCAATTCCACATTTTTTGGAGAGCAGAGTTGCTGAAGTTGAGACTGTTTGGCAAACAACACGTGAAGTAGAGTAGTTTCAAACACGTGGAGAGGAGTAGTTTTAAACACCCTCTTACATGTATCTGAGATGAACTCTCGACAGACCAACAGCTTCTGGCCACTCCAAACAGGAGTCAAACAAAATAACAAACACAGTCATAAGACCAATACCGCTTTCCCTCTCGCACTGTTTTTCGATCCGCCATTTCATCTTCCTGGTGATCTTCACCCTTCAGTTGATTGCCACACTAATCTAATTGTCTAAGACTCTTAAGCACGATTTAAAACTAATATGTCTGTCTCAGCGGTTAGCAAGACCACAAATATGCTCAAAATCTCAACAATGAGGGCACCAAGTTTGATTTAAGGAAGAcataattcttcacaagtagcaaGAGAAAGTATATTTTCGAGATGAATGGCTTTAATTATGGTGAACTTAGTCTTCTTGCTCGCTAATGTTCCAAGTTCGAGAATAACAAGATCAAGGACAATAAAATGACTCAcgtgataataataataataataacaacaaGAATGACATGCCATATAAGGGCTAGTTTAGGAACCCCAATTTctcaagggatttctattttcccaaggaaaattagttcattttcccataggaaaatagaaatcccttgagaaattgaggttcccaaactagcaCTAAAAGAAGAAAGATTGCAAGAAAAAATAGTTCTACAAGAGTTTTCAAAACAAGGAAGAAGTAATATTTTGAAGAGGGGAGATAGGAATAAAATAAGATTTTTATAAAAAGGTTTCTAAAACAAAACGAAAAACATAGGTAGTACGATAAGGCTAGGGCAAGTAGATTATGTATATCGCCATGCAAAATATTGTTGAGCACTTGTTTTGTATGGTAGACTGCACTATTTAAAGAGTGAGATTTGAAACGAGAGATAGGGATGAGTAAGGTTCTATAGATAGGCAAATAGACAATGTCCCATGCCACAGTGGTCGCTGCGCGCCAAATGCCTGGCATTGAAAATGCTCGCTACACAAATTTGAATTACGTTGTCGCGGTTTTGTTGTGGCACACATTATTACGTTAATTAGGGATGAAATATATACTTATCCGAATATCAATATTTTATTATCTTTTTCTTTGATTGTAAATAAATACGATATAAAATCTGCTATGAAAATtcgtattcttgtttttagcatcgAGCTTGTAAAGATTTATAAAAGATAGGTTTTAAATTTATCATATATTTTCTCAAATGATGATAGATataaaatttggatacaaatttgatATTTTTTCGTTTTTTTTTTGTAGGGAGCAACAAATAATATATAAAACAATTTATACAAAATCTTGTTCTTATTTGTAATAATGTTTTTGGTAATATAAAAAAAATATCAGCATCAGGTTTTATACatgtctattttaaaatattaatttTATCCTAACTATTTGGATATTCACTTTTTGATCTTTAACCTTAAATCTATCACCAGGCAAACGTCAGCCATAGTTTGTCAAATTTATGACGCGCTAGTTATTGCGAAGTGTGGCAACGAAATAAAAAGAACCTGACGCTGTTTTTCATTTCAAACTTCATTCACCGTGCAAATCCCATATTTTACATGCGAACAACTAAGTCTTCTTTTGTTGATGAGGTGACTACTGGAGCTTTTATCCTGCATCCTTTCTGGAAAGCTGTTGATCGCCCATGATTAGCAGCAATTATCACTAGCTCACTACTGGAGCTTAGTAAGTGCGTAGTTAGTGAGAGGACCACTTCAATTATATACGACGGTGCTTCCTATGAAAGATCGATCattgctagctagctagctcaaGATAGCGCCAACCCCGCTGTACACTTGCGCCCTGTAGTCTCAGCTCTCTCAAGTACATAGACACAGCACTGCACCAGCTGCAATATTCAAAGTTGCACACCCACTCCGACGTGTTCCTACTCAGGGCTTCAGCCTCAAGAAAAAAAAACAATAAGGAACATTAGTTAATTAATGATGGTCTGATGGAGATGAATTATTCCAGTCTGCACTGAGAAAGAAAGAAGGCTCATAATAACGTTGTGATCCAGATAAGGCTCCACTACAGCACATCAGTGGGCTCGCCCTGCGGCACAATCGCGCGAGCCAGATCGGTCCAGTAGTTGCGCCGCAATTGGGCCGGTATTGCCTGGGA from Zea mays cultivar B73 chromosome 6, Zm-B73-REFERENCE-NAM-5.0, whole genome shotgun sequence harbors:
- the LOC542193 gene encoding expressed protein DH12 — translated: MAGDPAAGVGGNAHPASGSKSSRSSTRHRQFRDRAKVRVDDLQEMFCGLQSARKESRSADAAVLEEQVHQMLREWRAELSVPSPASSLQNSQGNNREASDPPSDTLRLLQLAVPEEEDDASSKLLVPPSRQTHEHGQDSRMANTDQQCEAIDGGTAPAQHSLGQGVDGDCGEVSSVANAMFNHRMYYTDYELNIDDFLCGDGYKINISGSNEDQFNNLHGIGQLGHQQFDLPLDLPPTHSYADANNSEQNTGDVFVHMSDLLTTIWPSPSQYLGPKCALWDCGRPAGGTEDSGDYCNPYHAGLALNDDGLLGIRPVMRPRGIDLKDGPLFAALIAKVQGKNVGIPVCGGAATSKSPWNAPELFDLSLLEGESLREWLFFDTPRRAFESGNRKQRSLPDYGGRGWHESRKLVMKDFAGLKRSYYMDPQPSSSHEWHLFEYEINASDALALYRLEYKSSDPKKGAAKSKLASPLNEIRQRMGRLTADSPVENKRTARSKPKANQNQKDTNANTRPHVNTPNQVNAPNAYQTTQQVNQMAFLNGNVVYGPHLPHSESVVYGPHLPHSENVVYGPHLPHSENVVYGPHLPQGYSAEGSSFFWNPSDGT
- the LOC103630608 gene encoding uncharacterized protein encodes the protein MPLDIEDSEPSTPTTQSSSYFSGCMAASPAWPLPAGVRRSPARYQLLARGSGDDAGGRGARRAWRRLLRRLVRESKSICSTVCSRAPPAAATFKYDADSYAKNFDDGRCHPCDVAAAGCPAPSRVAPLSSRRPVDQSAGES